ttttgagtagTAACCAGCATCCGCTGCTCTTTGTTtctattaaggggctgtcccactgcagcgacctaatccgcgagttctggcgagtttgtcctcgacacttggtcgacacgaggttgtaggaggtctttgtaactctccttcaagctggagagtagtccccgcgtactcgaggcctcagctaggtcgcggcattttttgcaacatgttgaaaaatgcccgcgagtaaaaaaagtcgccatggaaaTATTAGATACTTTTTTTACGTGTAGGTTCAGTCGCAGTAGGTcgcagtaggtcggcatgttagtcgtaggtaatcgagggtagtcgaacgtagtcgaaggtagtcgtaaatagtcttcaacatagtcaaagggagatcGAACGAGGTCAtctgtcgtcttcactctccactattcggggtccaattttcccgaagctagtcgaagctagtcttcaacatagtcaaaggaggtcttctacatagtcgaaggaggtgttcaacatgacattttttcaaactctcctaaactcgccaattaggtcgccgcagtggaacagcccctttacttgtactctattaaacaatgtaacaaattgCTTTTGGCATTTTCAGtttgcagtttttattttattttgctgtTATTTGAAAACACCTTATTGTTTCACGGAGTGAGCTGTAGGAGATTGCAGCGAATCCCTAACTTGGTCATATTGGACCATCGGCAATAAAGGACACCATTCCCCCCACCCCGATGGTCTATTATAACGACCTTTATCTGTATATCCAAAACCCTCACAAAattcaggggttatgcggagaaggctagagaatggaatggagagggaaggatagatcagccatgattaaatggtggagtagatgtgctgggctgaatggcctaatgctgctcctagaatttatgaatttatgaatttgaAGAACCTTACTAAATCAATACATTAGGGAAATACTGTTGTTGTAATTTTAAAAGTGGGTGGGGGTCAGTTTAGTGGGTAGGTCCTAATTCACGTCAATAAAATTAACTGATgtagaaaataaatttaaaattataAGATATGTAGTTTTGGGTGTAACACAAGAACCTGCAGTTCTTCTTCgttcatgtccatcttccatgcgtcaaatgttgacatcactgTCTTCGTCCATcgtgaaaaggacgcaagcttccggcgacaatcagtgggagccatcacttgttgcaatagacgatggaggtagcagaattagctcgggatacttccagtttagaTTCTATGATGTTCTTTTGGTTTGGCCAATTCTACCAAATTGTGATGGAAAACAAATGTAATAGCAGAAGTTGAACGTGATTATTGCTGATTCAATCTTGGCCTCAACCTTATTTTCGTGGCCTATTCGCAAACCTCCTGATTCCCTTATAGTTCAAATGTCTGACGACCTCTTTGAACATATTCAATGACTACATCTTCAAAGTGATCACAAATCAGTATCAGTTTAGTTgttttaatttagtgatacagggcagaaacaggccctttggcttatggtgtccacgccgtccagcgatccccgatcccctcatccttctaaactccagcgaatgcaggcccagtgccgtcaaatgctcatcatatgttaactgaatagattgaattgaataacctttaataatcctttacaggaaattacagtgccacaacagcttcaagacagacataacaccacacatttcctcagatagcttcaatacataataagttaaaatacaatgaatgaatactaaaaaaatccaaaattatttttgtgcattataaaaccttatagcagcaggtatacaagacttcctatatctctccgttttgcacattggtgcaatcagtctctgactgaagatgctgctcttgatcaccttcagaaTGGTCTGGTGTTTTATAATGGGGTTTTATCATTATTTTCAGTTTGTTCATGAAAATATGGCCTCTGCACTACTGCTGTTttcgttagttgctcagccccaatGACTGAAACGGATTCCTGAtctttgtccagtctgtttttgtccgctatgcgggcgccttctccccaacaggccacagcaaaaaacagagcactggccaccactgaatggtagacactgcacagtaagggttggcagatgttgaatgaccttagcctccttaagaaatacagtcgactttgtcccttcctgtacaccgcctccatatgactcttccagtcctaACCCACAcatacctgggatcattctcgtaaaccccctctgtcccctctccaacaccaacaCATCCTTCTGCTGATATCCTTCCTGCATAGATGAATGCGATTAAAAATGCATGTTGCGATGTTTGTATAAATGCACTTTCTGAAACTTTGCCAAAGGCTTCTTGAATTCCTTGGTATCATATTCATATCAGTAACTGGGAGGAAGCTACTTTCTGGGTTAAACATTGCATTGCCAATATTTTATATGAATAAATAACTATTTCCAATTAGAATGGTCTGttttataatgatattttatctaATTTTCAGTGGAATGTCATGAAAATATGTTGTTTCACTACAGATGTTTTCCTAAGCTTCTGCTTCAATGATTTAAACATGATTTGACTTTGGGTTGTAGGTAGTTGAAAAGATTGGAGATTGTATCGTAGAATTTTAATCATACCTCTGAGACTGATTCCAACATGTTGGTATGTAGAGAGATAAGAGTCTTGTCAATTGTGCAGGCGAATGAGACTAGTTTATTTCAGCATCATATAGTggtaaggaacagcagatgctggtttaaaccaaagataagacacaaaatactggagtaactcagcgggacaggcagcatctctggatagaaggaatgagtgatgtttcgggtcaagaccttcttcagactgagtcagggaagagggagatacagagataaagaagtgtaaggtgtgaaaacgagacaaaggggatggagaacaaagatcattgtttaagaaggaactgcagatgctggaaaaatcgaaagtagacaaaaaatgcgagagaaactcagcgggtgaggcagcatctatggaaagaaggaataggcgatgtttcgggtcgagatccttcttcagagtgatgtcggggggggcgggaaaatgaAAGGAAGTAGGAGACAGTaggatggtgggagaactgggaagggggaggggggagaaagcaagggctatctaaaattagagaagtcaatgttcacaccgctggggtgtagactagccaagcaaaatatgaggtgctgttcctccaatttgtgctgggcctcactctgacaatggaggaggtcagattgggaatgggagggggaggtggagttgaaatgctgggccacttggagatcaggttggttaagacggactgagcggaggtgttcagcgaaagaatcgtcgagcctgcgcttggtctcacctatatggaggagttgacacctggaacaacagatgcagtagatgacgttggaggagatgcaggtgaacctctgccgcacctggaaagactgattaggTCCttcgatggagtcgaggggggaggtaaagggacaggtgtcgcatctcctgcggttgcaggacaaagtacctggggagggggtggtttgggtggtaaggaacaaattgaccagggagttacggagggaaccgtttctgcggaaagcagaaaggggaggagatggggaaatGTGGCCCGTGGTGGGAtcgcgttggaggtggcgaaaatgttggtggaatatatgttgtatgtgacggctgaaggggtggaaggtgaggacaacggGGACTCTGTCCTAGTTACAAAtacggggagggggagtaagagcagagctgcgggatatagaggaaacCCTGgcaagagcctcatctataatagaaaagtggaatccccgttccctgaagaatgaggacatcgccgatgccctagtatggaacctcatcctgggtgcagatgtggcttaggcggaggaattgggagtccttacaggaagcaaggtgggaagaagtgtagtcattgttagctaggagaaggtaacaacaaagtaaCTCACGTgatcaatcgatcaagatcctgctgcaatttttaacaaccatcttcactgcccACTTTTGTACCTTCAGCAATGTATGTTCTCAtcgaaatcattgatgtagatgacaaacagttacgggcccagcaccgaatcctgtggcacaccactagccccaggtctccagtccgagaagcaatcttccaccatcaccctctgcttccttccatggagccaattttccatccattcaactatctctgcttggctcccatgcgatctaactttccagagcagcctacaatgcggaaccttgtcaaatgcccgaCTGAAATCAATGTacgcatctacagctctgccttcatcgacCTTTTTAGCACACGTCTTCAAAAATCCCAATCAGATTGTAAAACAAATCATTAACGTACTCATTTCAGTTAACAATAAAATCCTGATGAGTCCAGGTCAACATTCCCTGGGTGACATGTGTTCTTGCAACAACATTGCACAAGGAATTTAGGTGCAGTTTGAATTTGATGAAAATTCAAATTATTGTGTCACTGGGGACCATAAGAttataagtgatagcagcagaattaggtcgttcggcccatcaagatagcccaccattcaatcgtggctgatctatctctccctcctaaccccattctcctgctttctccccataacatctaacACCGGTACGAATCAAGAAAACAAGAGACCATTGAAATAGTTCAATAGTGTTTCATTTGCCACATATGTGACTGCACACAATTTATTTTGTTCATATTACACATATTGGCGCACCATTTGGGAGCCATTATTCAAAGTGTAGAGTCCTGTTGGCCTGCATGCTCGATGTATTGGAATGGTTCCCATGAACCAacgtctctcctctcctctcctcacacggccatctttgtgtcccgggggggcacctcctgcagctgaaCTGAAGATGCTCAGATtcagatccagattcagatttaattttaattgtcattgtcagtgtacagtacagagacaacgaaatgcatttagcatctcccttgaagagcgacatagcaaacgatttgaataaaaataataagtgggggggggggggggggggggggtggtgggggggggggggtgttgattgcagtcaccgaggtacgttgttgagtagagtgacagccgccggaaagaagctgttcctcgacctgctggttcggcaacggagagacctgtagcgcctcccggatggtaggagggtaaacagtccatgattggggtgagagtagtccttggcgatgctgagcgccctccgcaggcagcgcttgctttggacagaatcaatggaggggagcgtggaaccggtgatgcgttgggcaattttcaccaccctctgcaatgccttccggtcggagacagagcagttgccataccttactgtgatgcagttggtaaggatgctctcgatggtgcagcggtagaagttcaccaggatctaagGAGACAGTGCTGGAGGCGTTTCCCCGACTCACCCTCCTACCGCCCCTTGCTCCTCATGCCCGacgtcattgccacagacggctgtggaggccaagtcaatgcatctttttaaggtggagattgacagattcttgattagttaaagggcctgttaaagggcctgtctgtCCCATAGAAGCACTTGTTGATTTACCCTCTAATCCCCTTGCCGGGCGTCTTAACTCGGTGGCCtccaaaagattttgaaaaaaGTTTTATCTCAAAAGGATCCATCGGCgacaaaaacaaaatgttgcgacacttaaaATAACACCACGCatatttcggtgacctgatacgttagtcaatgatgtcggcagtcgccgaaaaaatcggcaagtgggtcaggggggggggccttttgggtgtcaggggttgtggggagaaggcaggagaatggcagatgagagggagaaacagatcagccatgattgaatggcggactcccttatcgtgtatctatacactgtaaatggattgactgtaatcatgtcaaAATGGATTGACTGTAAtcatggaatctcatgtagatagggtggtaaagaagcttttgatgtgctggcctttataaatcagagcattgagtatagaagttgggatgtaatgttaaaattatacaaggcattggtgaggccaattctggagtatggtgtacaattttggtcgcctaattataggaaggatgtcaacaaaatagagagagtacagaggagatttactagaatgttgcctgggttccagcaactaagttacagagaaaggttgaacaagttagggctttattctttggagcgcagaaggttaaggggggacttgatagaggtttttaaaatgatgagagggatagacagagttgacatggaaaagcttttcccacctagagtagtagggaagattcaaacaaggggacatgacgagaattaagggactgaagtttaggggtaacatgagggggaacttctttactcagagagtggtagctgtgtggaatgagcttccagtgaaggtggtggaggcaggtttgtttttatcatttaaaaataaattggatagttatatggatgggaagggaatggagggttatggtctgagcgcaggtatatgggactaggggagattatgtgttcggcacggactagaagggtcgagatggcctgtttccgtgctgtagttgttatatggttatatgtgtatgtgttgtctctctgctgactggttagctgaaCTGAAAAAACTGAACTGAGTAGACTACacgggccgtatggcctaatcctgctccggcAACTTGTGAACTTATATTTCAGTAATTCAGAAAATAATTTCTGGACTTTTTCCTTCTGCATTTCAGGGAACCATTCACATAGCAAATTTACACCCAGAACCTTTGCGGGTAGCCGGGATCCGAATCCAGATGAATTAATCGATCTTGAAGGAGAAGGATCAGGCCCGTATGACGGAAGTGGACTCGGAGATGGATCCGGATTTGGACTGGATAAAAATACCTCCACTTACCTTGTTCGAAACGCCATGGAATACCACATGACCATCTCAGATTCAGCAAGACAATATCTCACCAGCCGATGGATTACTGTGTTTATCCCTTCTGCTTACACTGTTATTTTTGCTGTAGGGCTGCTTTTCAACTGCATAGCAATCTTAACCATGTACTTTAAAATAAAGTTTGATAAGCCGGCAATAACATACCTGTTAAATTTGGCCATAGCAGATTTACTATTTGTGCTGCTGCTTCCGTTTAAGATCTTCTACTATTTTTCCGGTGCTAATTGGTACTTTGGTTCCTTCCTCTGCCGAATGGTGAGTGGTGGCTTTTATGCCTACATGTACTGCTCGGTGTTGCTGATGATGTGCATTAGCGTGGACCGGTTTGTGGCTATAGTTTTCCCAATCAGATCCTCCTCCTGGAGGAGCCCCGGACGCGCCCTTGGAATCTGCCTCCTGGCGTGGATACTAGCCCTGGGCGGTGCCACGCCGCTCTTCGTGGTCGAGCAAACGGCGTACATCGCCGACCTGAACATCACCACCTGCCACGACGTGCTTCCCCTCTCCACACTGCAACGCTACTTCACCCATTACTTTCCTGTTCTGTGCGCCGTGTTCTTCCTCATCCCCCTGGTCGTGACCACAGTCTGTTACCTGGGCATCATTTCTACCCTTTCATCCACCAATGTGGCCAACAAATGCAAGAAGACGTCAGCCATCAGGTTGGCTGTGATTGTGCTGTTTGTCTTAGTTGTCTGCTTCACACCGACTAACATCATTTTACTCATTCACTATCTTCACCTATATCGCGCTCCAGATGACAGCCTCTACTTTGtttacatgctgtgtgtgtgcatAGGCAGCTTAAGCTGTTGCCTCGACCCTTTGATATATTATTACGCCTCCTCTCTGTTCCAAAAGCATCTTAAGAATCTTTTTTGTTCTCGGGAGGTTGCTAAGTCTGGGAGCAGTCAAACAGGATCTAAGAGTTGTAAAACAGGAAACATTAACAGCAATGATAATACCTACAAACAATTATTAGCCTAAACTGAGCACAATAATCTTGCCATAGTATTTTTTAGCTTTTTTGTTTAAAGGTACAATAACCTGTAATTAGATAATTATTATATTTACCAACTTTTAGCTATATTGTGTTATGATGATTTTTAAGTTTTATATGCTcaacattttatttgtttatgtttGATTTAAGTAAAAACTCACCAATTCTGGTAATATTTCATAATGCAGGATGTTTGTTGGGTATATTCAAATTGCAGTTATTATCACAATCCCAtgtttactttggtttagagatatagcatggaaacaggccattctgcccactgagtccgtaccaaccattgatcacctgctcacactagttttcttttgtcccactttctcatccactccaacatactcagggccaatttacagaggtcaattaacctgcaaacccacgcatctttgggatttgggaagaaaccagaacacctggaggaaacccacgtggtcccagagaGAACAGCAAATTCCACAGTGCACCAGAGGTCAAgcttgaacccggttctctgttgctgtgaggaagcagttctacctgctgcgccTCCGAGCCACCCCACAGCTCAGCGCAAGAATGTTTAAACACTTTACTGCACATCCCATACAAGATTAGTCTTTGTTACATGCATATCTAATTCAtgggatgtgatttttttttatagaAAGCAAACCCTATACTTAACAAAGAcaccatgtgctggagtaactcagcagatcaggcagcatctctgaagaacatcgaTTAAtgccattttgggttgagaccttcatcagactgatggtggggggaggggtaagaaagttggaagagaggacaggggcagaacaaagcctggtaagtgcagcgtaggttcacgaggttgatcccagggatggcgggactgtcataagaggaaagattgaaaagactgggcttgcattcactggagtttagaaggatgagggatatcttatcgaaacataaaattataaaaggactggacaagctagatgcaggaaaaatgttctcaatgttgggagagtccagaacccggggccacagtcttagaataaaggggaggttatttaagactgagtagagaaaaaactttttcacccagagagttgtgagtttatggaattccctttcacagagggcagtggaggccaagtcactggatggatttaagagagagttagatagagctctaggggctaatggagtcaagggatatggggagaaggcaggcacgggttattgataggggacgatcagccatgatcacaatgaatggcggtgctggctcgaagggccgaatggcctcctcctgcacctatcgtctatgtttctaaataactcAAATAAGTTGTAATTTTATTTGAGCTGTTCTCACCATCCAGATTGGGCAGATAATTGATGTTTTCATGTGAATTAATGTGCAATTGTAGATTATATACTGATTGAGAAGCAAGCATATTCTATGTGTGGCAATGATTATTGCTTTTAATATTGTAAGATTGTATGCGCCAACTTTTTCTCAGATAATGGCAGGAAACTAAAGCTTCATTTCGTGATTTTTTTATATTTGTTATatcgttattttatgatctatgtCATCAAGgtatatttaaacattgtgtttatatTTGCATGGAACTAAATAGAACTAATACTTATATTTTACAATAAAAGTTTATAAACTCTGATGAAATTGGAAGATACTTTATTTAAACATTGCTATAATTTGAAATTTTGCCTGCACTTTTGCATTGAGTTCACAATAAAACGTCAGCTTCTATTAGCGGATGAAGTTTCCTGAaggaatcggtctgaagaagggtcccgacccaaaacggtgcctgcccattccctccactgatgctgcctggcccacagagttcctccatccagtactttgtgttttgctcatgaagAAATGAACTTCCACTACTCTACATTTCTTTATTCCATTTCAGCGCAGCATTAGGTGTTGGGAACCAAGAGatctttgggtgctgtctatgtggagtttgcacgttttcactgtggccgcgtgggatttctctgggtgctccggtttcgtcccacattccaaagacatgcaggtttagtttagtttattatcacatgtgataaTGTGAAAGTGAAAcacttttttttgttgcgtgctatccagtcagtggaaagactttatatgagtgtgagtctgtggtattcgctgcctcagagggcggtggaggccagttccctggatactttcaagagagagctagatagggttcttaaagatagcggagtcgggatatggggataaggcaggaacggggtactgattgggaatgatcagccatgatcccattgaatggtggtgctggctcgaagggccgaatggcctactcctgcacctattgtctattacaatcaagccgtccacagtttatagatacaggataaaggaaataatgtttaatgccGGATaatgtccaataaagtccgatcaaagatcgtccgagggtccccaatgtggtagatggaaggtcagtacctcaactggcttctgtaaattgcccctctgctgtaggatgtgaaagttctataacatagagctagt
This portion of the Leucoraja erinacea ecotype New England chromosome 3, Leri_hhj_1, whole genome shotgun sequence genome encodes:
- the LOC129694678 gene encoding proteinase-activated receptor 1-like isoform X1, with translation MICKLLLVVLVTLLPAVSSLKPGNHSHSKFTPRTFAGSRDPNPDELIDLEGEGSGPYDGSGLGDGSGFGLDKNTSTYLVRNAMEYHMTISDSARQYLTSRWITVFIPSAYTVIFAVGLLFNCIAILTMYFKIKFDKPAITYLLNLAIADLLFVLLLPFKIFYYFSGANWYFGSFLCRMVSGGFYAYMYCSVLLMMCISVDRFVAIVFPIRSSSWRSPGRALGICLLAWILALGGATPLFVVEQTAYIADLNITTCHDVLPLSTLQRYFTHYFPVLCAVFFLIPLVVTTVCYLGIISTLSSTNVANKCKKTSAIRLAVIVLFVLVVCFTPTNIILLIHYLHLYRAPDDSLYFVYMLCVCIGSLSCCLDPLIYYYASSLFQKHLKNLFCSREVAKSGSSQTGSKSCKTGNINSNDNTYKQLLA
- the LOC129694678 gene encoding proteinase-activated receptor 1-like isoform X2; amino-acid sequence: MEYHMTISDSARQYLTSRWITVFIPSAYTVIFAVGLLFNCIAILTMYFKIKFDKPAITYLLNLAIADLLFVLLLPFKIFYYFSGANWYFGSFLCRMVSGGFYAYMYCSVLLMMCISVDRFVAIVFPIRSSSWRSPGRALGICLLAWILALGGATPLFVVEQTAYIADLNITTCHDVLPLSTLQRYFTHYFPVLCAVFFLIPLVVTTVCYLGIISTLSSTNVANKCKKTSAIRLAVIVLFVLVVCFTPTNIILLIHYLHLYRAPDDSLYFVYMLCVCIGSLSCCLDPLIYYYASSLFQKHLKNLFCSREVAKSGSSQTGSKSCKTGNINSNDNTYKQLLA